One genomic region from Vitis riparia cultivar Riparia Gloire de Montpellier isolate 1030 chromosome 17, EGFV_Vit.rip_1.0, whole genome shotgun sequence encodes:
- the LOC117904853 gene encoding protein EDS1-like — protein sequence MADKPLTLLPTGYKSSCSVTASNHTQREKMGETLGDRIGLSDEVINAAASLAMEAHDCTGKPFLRKKGLPVTVFAFAGSWLPDDWCAQPPFGETKMDTSNFPSLKSLGDEGVALVNGSFLRRFNAIQSSLAKKVKKVIGEKKQVVFTGYSSGAPVAILATLYLLEKSEPNQSPPRCVTFGSPLVGDRIFGRAVRREKWSDHFVHFVMRYDVIPRIMLGPSSTEHKQILDFFNPRSEFFRKPIDSPLGFYSSVMRNASLVANYDACNLMGCKIPALETLRNFIELSPYRPFGTYIFCSGSGKLVVVRNPNAVLQILFYCAQWSQEQDAQAAKKGLIEHLDYQKELQSLGKQNVVYLDHLEELPVSSDGSPATVNTTLNDLGLSTQAMLCLQATGELEKLKSRNQDKIINDYKQKIEGELKKLSKYKEKAETCGLGYYDSFKLQEKEDDFQANVSRLVLAGYWDEMMEMLIAYELPDEFEKSHDFIRLGTDYRRTVEPLDIANFYRHAKDEETGFYVKKGTRPKRYRYIQNWLEHAEKKPSGSRSESCFWAEVEDLRIKTRSNGSSPEIKQKVQQLGQNLIKWIDDESLGKDVLLENSTFVKWWKPLPPEYKSEPESSRIMKLIH from the exons ATGGCCGATAAACCACTCACTCTCTTGCCCACTGGTTATAAATCAAGCTGCAGCGTCACAGCTTCAAATCACACacagagagagaaaatgggagAAACACTTGGAGATCGTATTGGGTTGAGCGACGAAGTCATTAATGCAGCGGCTTCTCTAGCCATGGAAGCCCACGATTGCACTGGTAAGCCATTTCTTCGCAAGAAAGGCTTACCCGTTACTGTTTTTGCATTTGCTGGATCTTGGCTTCCCGATGATTGGTGTGCACAGCCACCTTTTGGAGAAACGAAGATGGATACTAGTAACTTTCCTTCGCTTAAAAGTTTAGGCGATGAAGGAGTCGCTCTGGTCAACGGGTCGTTTCTCCGGCGATTCAATGCCATCCAATCATCACTTGCCAAAAAG GTGAAAAAAGTAATTGGAGAGAAGAAGCAAGTTGTTTTCACCGGCTACTCGTCGGGTGCTCCGGTGGCCATCCTGGCAACTCTATACCTCTTGGAGAAGTCAGAGCCCAATCAGAGCCCACCCCGCTGCGTCACTTTCGGATCCCCCCTCGTCGGTGATCGGATCTTCGGTCGTGCTGTCAGGCGGGAGAAATGGTCCGACCACTTCGTTCATTTTGTTATGAGATACGATGTGATCCCTCGGATTATGCTTGGCCCTTCATCCACTGAGCACAAACAAATTCTCGATTTCTTCAATCCCAGATCTGAATTCTTCAGAAAACCCATTGATTCTCCTTTAGGTTTCTATTCCAGCGTGATGAGGAATGCATCCTTGGTTGCAAACTATGATGCCTGCAATCTCATGGGATGCAAAATCCCGGCGTTGGAAACTCTAAGGAACTTCATTGAGCTCAGCCCTTATAGACCTTTCGGAACTTACATCTTCTGCAGTGGAAGTGGAAAACTGGTTGTCGTAAGGAACCCGAATGCAGTACTGCAGATACTGTTTTACTGTGCTCAGTGGAGCCAAGAACAAGATGCACAGGCGGCAAAAAAAGGCCTAATTGAACACTTGGACTACCAAAAGGAACTACAGAGCTTAGGAAAGCAGAATGTAGTCTATCTAGATCATCTGGAAGAGCTTCCGGTGTCTTCTGATGGCAGTCCAGCCACAGTCAACACGACCTTGAATGACCTCGGCCTG AGCACACAAGCCATGCTATGCCTTCAAGCTACAGGAGAGTTGGAGAAGCTAAAGTCAAGAAACCAGGATAAGATCATTAATGATTATAAGCAAAAGATTGAAGGTGAATTAAAAAAGCTGAGTAAGTACAAGGAAAAGGCCGAGACTTGCGGACTGGGCTACTATGATTCCTTCAAGctccaagaaaaagaagatgacTTCCAGGCTAATGTGAGCAGGCTTGTGCTAGCTGGTTACTGGGACGAGATGATGGAAATGTTAATAGCGTATGAACTTCCGGATGAATTTGAGAAGAGCCATGACTTTATACGACTTGGAACCGATTATCGCCGCACGGTTGAGCCTCTAGATATTGCCAACTTCTATCGACACGCCAAGGATGAAGAGACAGGGTTCTACGTGAAAAAGGGGACTCGACCAAAACGATATCGATACATCCAAAATTGGCTCGAGCATGCTGAAAAGAAGCCATCTGGATCCCGCTCAGAATCCTGTTTCTGGGCTGAGGTAGAGGACCTCCGCATTAAAACTAGAAGCAACGGATCCTCTCCAGAAATTAAGCAGAAGGTTCAGCAACTGGGGCAAAATCTTATTAAATGGATTGATGATGAATCTTTGGGCAAGGATGTGTTGTTGGAGAATTCCACCTTTGTTAAATGGTGGAAACCCCTTCCTCCTGAGTATAAATCAGAACCCGAATCATCTCGCATTATGAAACTCATCCATTAG